From the Montipora capricornis isolate CH-2021 unplaced genomic scaffold, ASM3666992v2 scaffold_501, whole genome shotgun sequence genome, the window AGTCTATTGCAGACAAGATCTGCGGCAGTGGCTCACGATTAGCCCATCTATATGGTCTGCCCAAGACCCACAAGGAGAATCTGTCTATGCGTCCTATACTATCAGCCACGGGTACTTATAACTATGCACTTGCCAAATGGCTTGATGAGAAGTTAAAACCACTTTCTATCAACCGCTTTACCATCACTGACACATTTGCGTTTGCCacagaaatgaaagaaacgAAGTTGAATGAAGAAGATATCCTTGTGTCGTTTGATGTCTCGTCTTTATTTACCAACGTTCCTCTAGATGAGACAATCACAATTCTTGCCAAGAAAGCGTTTACCGAAAACTGGTTTAATGAAACCTACGACCTGAATATCAAGGAGTCTGACCTAGTTACACTTCTACAACTCGCA encodes:
- the LOC138036790 gene encoding uncharacterized protein; this translates as MRPILSATGTYNYALAKWLDEKLKPLSINRFTITDTFAFATEMKETKLNEEDILVSFDVSSLFTNVPLDETITILAKKAFTENWFNETYDLNIKESDLVTLLQLATKDQLFQFEGNLYQQIDGVAMGSPLGPLMANAFCVHLKKS